A stretch of Gadus macrocephalus chromosome 17, ASM3116895v1 DNA encodes these proteins:
- the fgb gene encoding fibrinogen beta chain: MRILPLLSLCAVLAWASAVSDYDDEDDGTPLVFGNSTEGSSVDARGNRPVSRGRDTYSPNRYVPPPISTGRRYRGRPTAAPVGGKPEALRERSVEAGGCTHASDQLGVLCPTGCELKTTILKQETNIKQAVAPLSRQVDELSRSSNNIYSYVERMSNALRERQKVVDDNGQVVSQYTNTLEEQHAYIKETIDTSFPSDIRLLQGALLKIREKIQKLEKAIQTQQVNCREPCVSSCPIPVVSGKECEDIFRKGGVDSQMYLVQSGPLSPGYKVFCDQTTKDGGWLLVQNRMDGSVGFGRRWDDYRRGFGNVAFDVGKGHCQTPGEYWLGNEHVSQLTNMGPTEVLFEMEDWSQNKVHAMYSKFTIQSESSNYLMSVDGYSGTAGNTLEQGATELYGENRTMTIHNGMMFSTFDRDNDKWIPGDSSKQCSMEDGGGWWYNRCHSANPNGRYYMGGAYTSRMAKHGTDDGMVWMNWKGSWFSLKTMSMKIRPFFQGK, encoded by the exons ATGAGGATTCTGCCGTTACTCTCTCTGTGTGCCGTCTTGGCCTGGGCTAGCGCAGTGAGCGATTACGATGACGAGGACGACGGG ACTCCACTGGTATTCGGTAACAGTACAGAG GGATCCTCAGTGGACGCCCGGGGTAACCGGCCGGTGTCCAGGGGGAGGGACACTTACTCCCCCAACCGCTACGTCCCGCCTCCCATCAGCACTGGCAGAAG GTACCGGGGCAGGCCCACCGCTGCCCCAGTGGGAGGGAAGCCGGAGGCGTTGAGGGAGCGCTCCGTGGAGGCCGGGGGGTGTACACACGCCTCTGATCAACTG GGCGTTCTCTGTCCCACTGGCTGTGAGCTGAAGACCACCATTTTGAAGCAAGAGACCAACATCAAGCAG GCCGTGGCTCCCCTAAGCCGGCAGGTTGACGAGCTGTCCCGCTCCTCCAATAACATCTACTCCTACGTGGAACGGATGTCTAATGCCCTCAGGGAGCGGCAGAAGGTCGTTGATG ACAATGGTCAGGTAGTGAGTCAGTACACGAACACCCTGGAAGAGCAACATGCTTACATCAAGGAGACCATTGACACTTCCTTCCCATCCGACATCAGACTCCTGCAG GGAGCCCTTTTAAAGATCAGAGAGAAAATTCAGAAGCTGGAGAAAGCCATACAGACCCAGCAAGTGAACTGTAGAGAACCATGCGTCAGCAGTTGCCCTATCCCAGTCGTCTCTG GTAAGGAGTGTGAGGACATCTTCAGAAAGGGCGGCGTTGACTCCCAGATGTACTTGGTCCAGTCTGGCCCTCTGAGCCCTGGATACAAGGTCTTCTGTGACCAAACCACCAAGGACGGAG gctGGCTCCTCGTCCAGAACAGGATGGATGGGAGTGTGGGATTCGGCCGTCGCTGGGACGACTATCGCCGTGGTTTCGGCAACGTCGCCTTTGATGTGGGCAAGGGCCACTGCCAGACTCCAG GGGAATACTGGCTGGGTAATGAGCATGTCAGCCAACTGACCAATATGGGCCCCACTGAGGTTCTCTTTGAGATGGAGGACTGGTCCCAGAACAAG GTGCACGCCATGTACAGTAAGTTCACCATCCAATCAGAGTCCAGTAACTACCTGATGTCGGTGGACGGCTACTCCGGTACTGCAGGAAACACCCTAGAGCAAGGCGCCACGGAGTTGTATGGAGAGAACAGAACCATGACCATCCACAATGGCATGATGTTCAGCACCTTCGACCGCGACAATGACAaatg GATCCCGGGTGACAGCAGTAAGCAATGCTCTATGGAGGACGGAGGCGGTTGGTGGTACAACCGCTGCCACTCGGCCAATCCTAACGGCCGGTACTACATGGGCGGGGCTTATACCAGCAGAATGGCCAAGCATGGCACAGACGACGGCATGGTGTGGATGAATTGGAAGGGCAGCTGGTTCTCCCTGAAGACCATGAGCATGAAGATCAGACCTTTCTTTCAGGGCAAATAG
- the LOC132475853 gene encoding fibrinogen alpha chain: MCTDEDWGSGCPSGCVVQALLLQQEVAVERRMLEVCDGVERHHHASRSTLGSSWVFYHTQRHALGSQRDSVLRYVAGADRLARKLRLLRKLSSASSQRLKELRQQVQKQMEELYHTEVDVDIKIRACQGSCASRLTFRLQEEDYPDLLDQMALSPPAPPPRRELPDVATSAPGGLEEQLRHFGDIEENKLVIHPPRLHPEHPDL; this comes from the exons ATGTGCACTGATGAAGactgg GGCTCTGGCTGTCCCTCTGGTTGTGTTGTGCAGGCTCTGCTCCTGCAGCAGGAGGTGGCGGTGGAGAGAAGGATGCTGGAGGTGTGTGACGGAGTGGAGCGACACCACCACGCCTCCCGCTCCACCCTGGGCTCCAGCTGGGTGTTCTACCACACCCAGAGACACGCACTCGGCTCCCAGCGTG ACTCGGTGCTCCGGTATGTTGCCGGGGCCGACCGACTGGCGAGGAAGCTGAGGTTGCTACGGAAACTATCGTCTGCGTCGTCACAGAGACTGAAGGAGTTGAGGCAACAGGTCCAGAAACAGATGGAAGAGCTTTATCATACAGAG GTCGACGTGGACATTAAGATCAGGGCTTGCCAGGGCTCTTGCGCCTCCAGGCTGACCTTCAGGCTCCAGGAGGAGGACTACCCGGACCTCCTAGACCAGAtggccctctctcctcctgctcctccacccaggCGGGAGCTCCCAGACGTAGCAACCTCCGCCCCCGGCGGACTGGAAGAACAGCTGCGACACTTTGGAGACATTGAGGAGAACAAGCTGGTGATCCACCCACCACGCCTTCACCCAGAACACCCAGACCTCTGA